DNA sequence from the Lycium barbarum isolate Lr01 chromosome 5, ASM1917538v2, whole genome shotgun sequence genome:
CAAGAAACTCTATACCAAGACTTGAACATATGATAAGAAATCACGTAATGTTTTTGCTTAGATCAGGATTTAAACTTTGACACTTCGCATGTTTTAGGAGCTACAATTTTTATGCTGCAGGTAAGTCATCTTAGGAGTCTTAATTTTGTTGAAATTAGTTAGGTAATAGGGTCAACTCTTTTAGTCATTACTTCCGGTCATAGGTTAGTGATAAGTTAGTGCTCTATTTATCTGCTTAGTTGGTTGCTTTGCAGTATTAACTATTTCATAGTATGTACTAGTTGTTTCCAAAATAACTGTCAATTATTTCCGTCTTTCTTTGCTTTCCTCTAAGGGAAGAGCTTGAACAAAATTTCTATTCAAATAATGAATAACCGGTTTATAAATTATAGATGTTTGACAAAGATGAAATTTAATTAAAATGCTTTCTTGTTTCAAAAACCACTTGTTAATCTTCCTTCTGGTTACAATTGATGGAATCGACGGCTTGATAATTGGAGGAGAAACTATGAGAGAGAAGAATGAGTTATTTTAGGAGGTGAGTCGGGGCGGATAAAATAGGTGAATGAGTTATTTTTTATGAAATCGGGTTACTGAATCAATTTGGGAATTTTCATcaaatgaagggtatatttgttaACTTTCATAACGGCAGGGGCATAAATAATCCAAAATTAATTCGGAGAATATTTTTAGCCATTAAAACAAAGTAGAGGaatattttttacccttttcccttttccCTTTTCAATCTTTGATATGTGTCATTCTTTTGAACAATGGTTACATATTAGGGCCCCCCTTCTTCTCTTGTTTTGCCATTTTTTTACAAATCCCAAAATCTATCAAAAGGTAACTTTCACATTGTTCAAGTAATTCAATTCATGTAACAATCCTTTGTAAATAGTAAGAGCAATGTTGCCGGGAGGAAAAAGCATCAATCATCAAGTTCATGCATCAAGACTAGAGTGTTGCTTAAACTAGTGGGGACCCAACAATGCATAGTATATTTTTCATTGAAAGAGTAACTTTTTAAAGAGACAAAGCAACGCCCACAGGAAAAGGTTGCGGTGGGAAAGCAATCTAAGGGAAAGAGACTTATGTTTTAGCTTTATCAACTTTAGATTTCCATCACTAGGGATCTTGTTCGATTTGACCGGACATAAAAAAATTGACAACTCCTATTGTTTCTTCACCACTCACGtttaattaactaatgttaaaGATACATAGAACTAACTTATATAGATCTGAATTCATCCTCCTCATTTTCTATAAACTTAATTGTTTATGGATTATTTGAATACATAAACAAGTGAATAACGGCATTCGAATCACATATATACACGGTGGCGGAACCGGCATTTTCAATAATAAAGGGTTCAAAATTTGTAAAAGTGAACACACGAAGAAGTCGAAGGGTTCGACATCTACTAAAtacacataaaaaataattagttGGCTATGCCGGGCTCCGCTCACTCGTTATAGATTATGTGAACTTAAAGCAGAGTTAATTAGACCATACCTATTGCTCCTAGCTCTTTTAGAACCACCAATGTTCACAAGAACAAATCATTAGAACATACTGTATGTCTATATAGTGGACTGGTTTATCTACATTAAGTTTATGAATTGTTTGAAATCTTCCGTAACCAACTGTTAATTGTgttgaattatatatatatatatatgatcaccTCATGTAATCGTTTACACAATTAGATgagaccaactatacaatttaACAAGGAAACAAGCAAGAGGACTTTGTTAAgcccaaaaataaaaaataaactttGCATGCATTTTTGACCCATAAAGAATAATTAAAAGTAAATTTATCGGAAATAGCCTTTCTACCCAATAAAAGTAAGGATAAGGTTTGCGTACATCCCACCCAACCAAACTCCACTTGTGGGACTGACTATATTGTTGTTTGTTCTCTCtaaatatttaaacttttaaAATGGTCAAACAATTCAACAATAGGATCATTGAAATTCTTATGTTGGGGCGCTTGGTCAAACTTGCAGTAACAATTGCAACTTATGATCACTCACCTATAAATGATAATGTGGCCAGCATTACTCCACCCTTAATTAAAGGCTTTAGTTTTGAGCCTCAAGAATAAAACAAACTTTAGTAGAGAGCGCTTTTCCTTTTAATTAATGAACCTAACCATGAGAATTCTGGTCAATCAATCCTTAAAGTGGATATCGGACAAAGAATagaaaacaaagaaaaggaaGACAATGTGGCTTGGAagatatttatttattaaaaaaaaaaaaaaaaccaagcaCACACGCGCACACACATGTAATGACCAAATGACCTGCCAATGATGAATTGATGCAGCATGTCAAGATAGTGTCAAGTTGACAAATAGGAAAGGGCTTACCCTTAATATTATCTGCTTCGCATTCCAGGAGGTACAATATCTCCAAGCAATCCATCATCAGTTGGCAGCTGTATGGCAGCTGGTTGACTTGCCTCTGGCAATTTACGATCTTGATCTCCGGTTTCACCTGGCATTGTACGCGATCCTGGTGCAGCATTCATAGGAACTAATTCTTGATGAGGATATTGAACACCGGGCGGATGGTAGAATTGTGAGGCTAAGGGTGCTAATTGAGATGTAAATGCAGCTTCATGATTAATAAGTCCACCTCTAGGGAATCCACCAGTATCGTGACAGTGTTTTCCTTCATATGTTGTGATTACAATTTTGGAATCTTCAGAGGATCTCTCCACTCTTTTCTTCACTGTGCACTTTGTATTTGTACATCGATAGTAGCTCCTGACAAGTCATGGACATCCCATCATATATAATTATTCTACAATAACTCTTTCGAATGTTTAAACTTTAAACTCATTAGTTTTATATATCTTGATAAAAATAATCACCGACATGCACATGGCATGTTCTATTGATAATTTGAAAACCTTGTCTTGAAACACCTGAATGACTGAAATAAAGGTTTCTTATAATATCTTGCTAAGATACACTAAACTAAAATCAATGCGCATTTTGGTGCAGACACTCCTTAAGATACATATGCTTCAATGGGATAGAAGGATAGGAATTAAATTGGACTATACCTGTAAACAAATGTTGTAAAATGCTACCTCCAGCCCTTTTTATCTATCACTGTAGCTAAAAAAATTGGTACGAAATACTAGTTACTTCAGAAATTccgaaaaaaaaacatttttttccaATTACACCCCCTTATCAGTAGGAGCCAAGATTTTCACTAAAAAGATTCAATTACTCCAAAGAAGTAATCACACGAAAAAAAATTGATTCAACATATAGTATAAAATTAAAAAACTTGACCTATCTAGACAACGAAATTTTCCGATTAATTACTTATTTGAGGAAGAAATAGAAGTAACTAGTCAAGTACTACATCTTATGATTAGTTCTAAAATCTGAAAAGACTATAGAAAGGCAGGGAGAGTAATATATAGAATTTTCTCTATATCATTTCATTTATGTCTTAAAATTTAGCAAAGAAAGGGTATTTAAGTTGTAAAGAATTAGGAAGAAAGATGAAAAACAGACCTTGGATGTGGACTATTTTTAACAGCTTTTTGGCCATACTTCCTCCATCTATAGCCATCTTCAAGATGATCAACAACTTCACTTTTGGTCATAAATGCAACGCGGGGCTGCCTGATTCGTTTCTGACCCTTCTTTTTAACCTTGCTTCTGCGGAATATTCAACCTAAAGTAACATTAGGAATGTGATTCCTTTATCACACTTATACTTGTACTagaaaatacatttttttaaaaGGAGGCATTTCCAAGTACACCTGCTGAAAATAACAATCAATTTGCATTTCTTTACAACTGTACTAAACTCAACGAATCATTTACTGTAATATATATGAACCAACCTCGTTTTCAAGTATATATGGTCAATTGAAAAgaaggggtatttattcttttcttaGTTGTATAAGTGACAAATTAAAGTGTTATAATTTTTGCATTTTATTCTTTTCGTATGTTGTATAAGCTGTTCAGATAGTATTAAAGCTAGCACTActaaaaaaatctttattttctCACTGAAAAATATTTAGTGGttatttcccactgaatgtctGTGGGAAAAACTTAAATAGTCGTGTTATCATACGGAAAAAGTAGGAAGTTTCCCTTCATTTCAGTGGGAACTTATTTTCCACCATGCGTTTTCCCGAATGAGCTGCTTCGGTGAAAATAAGGtggaaaaatcatgttttatagcacaaatttcaCATAGAATGTCGGTAAAAAAAACATGAATTTCTAGTAGTGTAGCATTAATCCTTAAGAAACAGAAAGAGAATGAACAGGAAGTAGCAgaatcaaaaataaaataaactcaaTGGAATTTAAGGCCAGAAACCCTTATGAAACTAGGTGGAAAAAGTAATTAATTAGATAACATCAAAATAGTAGTACCACTTATGAGTTACTTATTAAAACGTACTTTTCATATTTTTTGCTTTCAGTAATTCTACCCAATTTCAATGTAACAAAAGATTAAACTAAAAAAGACACAAAAATTCACTCCTGAAGATTAAACTTAAACCACAGGAAGCCCAAGTTTCAAAGACACCCCCCCACTAATACCATTATACCTTTAATTTAGAAGATCAGGGGTTTAAAACAAGGTTGCACTCAGAACTGAATTCAAGATTAGGTTTTAATTCTTAAGGGTTTTAGCATTGAATTAATTGTAATTTTAAAATTATGTGTTTATACATATAATTTAAGTACTGAATTCATATGAATGCGGTACTATAGCTACATCAGCCAAGAAGTATGATGTAGACGATAGCGTAGAGAAGCGCATGCAACCATTCATTTTTCTTTCATTAAATCCTACAGTATAGTAGTAGTACTAGTCTATGTACGGGGTAATGGACCACGAAATAATGAAGTTTGAGAGATAATTAATACACCAACCATTTCAAGAGAAGAGTTACCACAAGCTACTTTTTCCTAAACACTTTGCATTTATCACGAGAATCAGCATAAAAACACTCCCAAAAATAGTAGaacgtaaaaaaaaataaaaaaaaacagtattttcattttaattattaAGATATTTTAGGAAGAAATTGATCCACGCCATTCCCGCCGCAATAACGGCTGTTTTGAAGCCACAGAAAGTGGACAATACCGAAAAAGCCCATCTTTGATGATTAAAATTACTATAATgcctctctctttctcttcccCATACACCCAACTTGCGTAAACAACTTTACATTTCTAGAAACACGTACGGACACGGTTATGGCTTTTATTACTCATATATAATTCTACTTCATGAAAATTTCCTTATTTACCTTTCAAATCGCACTTAATTAgtaattgactccttttcttgagtcgagggtctttcgaaaacaataCGATACCTTTCCCAGATctcacttgtgaaattacactaCGTAGACAGAGAGAAAGAGTATAGAGCTGTGCTAGGTGAACGAGAGTAGTGTTGAATGTTGCATCTGTTACTGATACAATTTTCTAGTTGAATATATGCTATTTCAATCCTCTAAATTCTACTTCTTCCTTATTTATCATTGAAATCTCACGAATTTAGacacatagagagagagagagtgagaaaGAGTATAGAGCTGTGCTATGTAAACAAGAGAAGAAGTGTTTGGATGTTGTATTTGTTACTGCTACAGTTTTCGTCTACTAATTGATTCAGTAGAATATTGAAGACTCTGTGCCTATATAAAGACTTATGATTATTAAAATCTATACGAGACAGTTGAAGTGAGATAACACATGACTCACGCTGTATCGGACGGCGGTAGGGAGGCCACGGAGGATCCAACGGAAGCGGTGGATTTCTCCGGTGGATCATCAGAACAGCTGGAAGAAGCAGCTTCATCGGTGATTTTCACTGCCGC
Encoded proteins:
- the LOC132641986 gene encoding probable WRKY transcription factor 57, with product MDKKDKVVDDPLTGWSLDNSILSEFGWNFQGGGSGGATGNFDQIDQDLVRNSSTNTPSIPENITSTTASASVTEITAAVKITDEAASSSCSDDPPEKSTASVGSSVASLPPSDTASKVKKKGQKRIRQPRVAFMTKSEVVDHLEDGYRWRKYGQKAVKNSPHPRSYYRCTNTKCTVKKRVERSSEDSKIVITTYEGKHCHDTGGFPRGGLINHEAAFTSQLAPLASQFYHPPGVQYPHQELVPMNAAPGSRTMPGETGDQDRKLPEASQPAAIQLPTDDGLLGDIVPPGMRSR